Part of the Gemmatimonadaceae bacterium genome, TGGCTGCCGGCTTCAGTCACTGCCACCTTGTAGTGATTTGGTCGTAGCTCCACTTTGGCGTTGTGCGGTGAAGCCTCGAGGGTGACGCGCCGAAGTTTCGCAATGGATGAGCGCCTCCGCCGAAGCCGTTTGTCTTTCCGGATGCAGCCTCGTCGCAATCGTTGTAACGTGCTTCCAGCTAAACTTAGGCGTTTAGATATACGGATACTTGGGCAGGTACGCGGCAAACAAACACCGTGCACATAACCACGGAGGAACAGTGAAACGTTCGAGACTGCTTACGGCCGTCCTCTTTGTGGCAGGGGCAGGCTCCCTGAGTTCGTCCGTATTCGCGCAACCGGCCGCTGCCTTAAAAACTGAGAACGCGCGACTCCGAAAGCAAGTTGACTCGCTCACCGCGCTAATCGCCGCATTGCGAAAGCCGCCCTCGACGCAGACCTCGCTCAAAAACGATAACGATGAGGCTGTACTATTCCGATCCGGCAAGTGGAGCGTCGTGCGGAGAATCGACAAGATGACCGACGCGCCGACATGCACCGGCATTTACAGCGACGAATGGCTCGCACAACTCTCGAAAAGGGCATTTTATGTGTCATATCGCGGCCGCGGCGGCGTGAAAGGTGTCACATTGCGCTTCGGTGACGAGCCTGCCCTTCCCCTCCGACTCCCGACGCGCGCGGAAAAGTCGGTGTCAGCAGTAATCCTAGAGGACGATGACTTTCTCAAAGTATTAGCGTCAGCGAGGTTGCGACTTCAGGTAGTGACCGTGCTAGACAACGTGCTTACTGACGACATCGCCCTGACAGGTCTCCGCGCTGCGCACGACTTCATCGCCACGAATGCGGCGTGCCAATGAAGGAGGGGTGAACCTCGCCGAAAGAACTTCGGCGTTGTACAGCATCGAAGCACCAACAGGAATTGAACGATGGCTCACCCTCGAAAAGGTTCCGAGGTACGAATTCTCTCGGGTCGGGTTTCGGGTTAACGTGATCAAGCTACTCGGGCGCAGGGATCGCTTTCGAATTGTCACGTCAGAAGGAACCTTTGATGTCAAGGCCGTCTTCGATCGTGATTCATCGCGTCGCCGCGGAGGTCGCGTGGGACAATAGGCGCGTGCTCAGTGGCGAAGGGGCCCATTCATCGAACGCGCGCTCGCCGCGCTCCGGGCCGGGATCACCGCTCGCGACTTCACCGCTTGGTGTTCTGACCGTTCGTGCGCCATCGGCGACCCGGGGATGGTGATCTAGACCGCCGCTTCTCCGGCAACATCCGGTGGCGCCCTGACCTTTCTGCCGTCGTCGACGCCCAGGCCGATGAAGAGAGTCCCGAGGACGAGGATCGCGGAAGTGATGAACGGTACGTCCTTGCCGAATTGGTCGTAGGAAAATCCCGCCCACAGCGGTATGACGACTCTCGCTATGCCACCATATGCCTGCTGGACGCCCATGTATAGACCGCGCTCCGTCGCCGGAATTACCCGCGAGAGCAACGACGTTACGCAGGGAAACGTGAACGCCGTTCCAACGGGAATGCAGGCGATGACGAGCGCGAGCAGTGCGTAGTTGTCCACAAAGGGAAAGGCGAGCAAACCCGTGGAAAGCAATACGAGGCCGATTCGGGAAAGCTGCGCTTCGCCAAACCGCTCTACCGCCCATCCGAGCACACCCGCTCGTGTAACTACCGAAATCGTTCCGATGTAGGTGAAGAAAATCCAGATCCGGCGCTCCGTGATGCCGAAGCGGTCCATCAGGAACAACGCGAGAATCGCCGACATTCCCGAGAACGCACCCATCGCGATTGCGTAAATCCAGATCAAACGTGGACCGGGCTCGCGTGCGTGTGTCACTACGTACGCAATCGCTGCGCGCGACGCACCCTTTGCCTTCTGCAGATGCGTTCCCGCGTGCACCTCGCGCGACTCGCGAAGATACTTCCACGCGAACACCATGTTGATGATGCAAAGCGCTGCGGCCGCGAGCCCGGGACCCGAACGGCCCGCAAGGAGCGCGAGCGAACCAAGCGGCGGGCCGAGCGCGACTCCCACATTCGTTGCGGCCGAGAGCCACCCGAGTGCTTTCGCGCGCGACTTGGGCTCGGTTGCATCGGCAACGTAAGCCTGAATTACGCCAACGGTCCCGCCACCGGCCCCCTGCACCACCCGCGAGAGCAGAAGCAGCCAGAGGGAATTCGCGAACGCAAACACGACATATGCAACAGCCGCGGCGCCGAGTCCGATGAGCAGCGCAGGGCGTCGGCCGTAACGGTCCGAAAACCGTCCCCACATCGGCGCGCTCACGAGCTGAGCGGCCGTAAACGATATGATCAGCAGCGTCACCATCAGCGCGCTCGCACCCAGCGTCCGCGCGTAGAAGGGCATCAGTGGGAGGATCATCAGGAGCCCCACCATGTCCACGAATGCCGTGATGATGAGGATCAGGAGCTTCTTGAACACTGCTACTGCCCCGTTTTGCCCAGCGCCGCAGGAGGCACTGCCCGTCCGACTACTCCGGCCAGTGCGATGATCGTGAGGAGGTAGGGGATCATTTCGATGAACTGCGACGCGATGATCTGATTTCCCTGAAGCTGGATCTGAAGAGTCTCCGCGGCGGCAAAGAGCAGACACGCGAGCGCCGCGCGCACCGGGTCCCAACGCCCGAAGATTACGGCGGCAACCGCGATGAAGCCTCGCCCTGCGGTCATCTGATCGGTGAACTGATGCTGGTCGAGCGCGAGGTAAACACCGCCGAGACCTGCCAGTATGCCCGAGAGAGCAACGGCTGCATACCGGACGGCCTTCACACGGATCCCGACGCTCTCGGCAGCCTCGGGATGTTCGCCTACCGCGCGCACCCTGAGTCCGAATCGCGTGCGGTAGAGCAGGAACGCGAGCACCGGTGCAGTGAGCAGGCCCATCCAGAGGAGCGGATTATCGAACCCAAAAGCGCCTTGACGCGCCGTGAATCCACTGATGCGAGGAGAATTCGACGAGCTGTCGAAGGCCAATTTGAGAAAGAAGCGCGTAACTCCGATCGCAAGAAGATTTATCGCGATTCCAACCACGACTTGATCGGCTCGGAAGCGAATTGTCGCAACGGCATGGATCAACCCGATGGCGAGCCCGCCGAGAATCCCGCACAGCACTCCAATCCACACACTGCCGGTGTAGTACGCGCCCAGCGTTGCCGTGAACGCACCGGTGAGCATGAACCCCTCGAGCGCGAGGCTGATTATTCCCGCGCGCTCTGCGATCACGCCCCCGCTCGCCGCAAACAGGTACGGTATCGCGATGCGAAGCATCTGCGTCAGGAACGTGAACGGGTTCATGCGCGCGCTGGTTTTCGAGCCTGCTGAAGTGCACGCCGCACTTCAGGGACAGACATCGCGACGGCGAGAATCACGACACCCTGAAGCACTTCCACCATCTGCTTCGGGACAACGGCGTGGATTGCCAGCCCGCCCTGGGAGAGTGTCGCAAAGAATAGAGCGGCGAGAATCACACCGAGCGGGTGGTTTCTTCCGACGAGTGCGACCGCGATGCCAAGGAACCCGGAGCCGCCCGCGAATCCATCCTCGTAGTAGTGCTTGTAGCCGAGGACGTAATTGATTCCACCCAATCCTGCGATCGCTCCGGAGAGCGTGAGCGCGCGGAACCACACGCCGCCGACATTCACTCCGCCGTATTCAGCCGCGTCGGGCTGAAGGCCCACTGCGCGGAGCTCATACCCGTGGCGCGTACGAAACAGGAAAAACGAGACGACCACCGCGGCGAGAATCGCCACGATTATCGTGAGATTCGCGGCCGAGCCGTGGAATGCCGAAATGAGCTCGTCGAGCCGCGGAATGGATCCGGCATGGATTTCGGGGGTGTGCAGCGTTTCCGGAACGTGCAGGCGAGTCGCCACGATCCAGTTGAGAAGCGCGAGGATCACGAAGTTGAGCATGATTGTCACGATCACTTCGTGCGCCCCGAATCTCACGCGGAGAAAACCGGGAATGGCTCCGACGATGCCGCCGCCCAAGGCAGCAGCGAGCATGCACAGGGGTATGGCGATGGCTCCCGGAATCACGGGCGACAGAATCAGCCCTGCGATAGCAGCAAGGAACCCGCCGGCAGCAAGCTGACTCTCTGCACCGACATTGAACAGGCCAGCACGGATTCCCAGCGACACCGCGAGACCGGTAAAAGTCAGCGTGGTGGTCTTGTAGATCACCTGACCGAAGCCGTAAGCGTTGCCCCAGGTTCCCTCGAGAAGCAGCCCGTAGACGTGGGCGGGCGACTGGCCGTAGCTCATGATCAGGATGTCGCCGCAGATGAGCGCGACGAAGAGCGCGACTACAGGAGGGAAAAGAGCTTCTTCGAGCTGCTCTCGAAAACGCGATGTCATGCCGCTGATTCGGTTCTCGTCCCGATCATGTATTCGCCGAGGACTTCCTCCGATGCCTGCGCAGCAGGTACGACTGTCGCGAAGCGTCCCCGGTACATCACCGCAACGCGGTCGGCGAGAGCAAGGACTTCATTGAGCTCCGCCGATACGAGGAGAACTGCCTTGTTTTCGGCGCGTGCCTGACGCAATCGCTCATGGATGAACTCGATTGCACCCACGTCCACGCCACGCGTCGGCTGTGACGCGAGCAATACGGTGAACGCATGACCCATCTCGCGCGCGATCACGACCTTCTGCTGGTTTCCGCCTGACAGCGCCCGAGCAGGGAGCTCGCCCGCCGGAGGGCGAATGTCGAACGACTCTATCTGAGCCTTGGAGTTCTGCTCGATGCGCTCGACGTCGAGTCTTCCCTTCGACGCGAACTTGTCCTGCAGTCCAAGCAGAAGATTGTCCGCGATGGAGTAATCGAGAATCAAGCCGCGGCGATGGCGATCTTCGGGAATGTGCGAGAGGCCGGCTGTTCGTCGCTCGGCGACATCTGCCTTCGTCACATCATGGCCGGCGATCCGAATCTGGCCGGATTCAGGTTTCCGCAGACCGGCAATCGCTTCGATCAGCTCGGTCTGGCCGTTTCCTTCCACGCCGGCAATGCCGAAGATCTCGCCTGGCTGCACCGCGAACGTGATCCCATCGATAGCGCGCGTCTCGCGGGGACCAATTACTACGAGGTCCTTCACTTCGAGAGCGGCGCTGTAGCCGGCGGTTGCATGAGCTTCGGCAGCCGTGGCCGCTTCGGGATGTGATGCGACGGTAAGGGCGTCATTCTGCCGCGACATCAGGGAAACTTCGCGGCCCACCATCGCCCGGGCGATCTCAGCGGGACTGGTTGCCGAAGTCTGAAGTCGAGCGATTGTCCCGCCCGCTCGCATCACGGTGATCGTATCCGAGAGATCCATCACCTCGTCGAGACGATGTGTGATGAGAACGATCGTGCCGCCGCCGTCACGAAGCCGCCGGAGCACCGCCCATAGCTCCTTGACCTCGGGCGGGGAAAGAACCGCTGTAGGCTCATCGAGTACGAGTATCTTGGCGCCGCGAAAAAGCGTCTTGACGATCTCGACTCGCTGAGCTTCACCGACTGAGAGCTCGGAAACTTTCCGGTCAGCAGAGACGGCGAGCCCCGTTTCCCTGCTCAACGACTCGACCTCCGCCACGGCACGGGCGTAGTCGAACATTCCGTTTTTCACGGGCTCTTCGCCGAGCACGATATTCTCGGCGACAGTGAGCGTTGGCACGAGCATGAAGTGCTGGTGCACGACACCGATTCCGGCGGCAATCGCATCGTTGGTCGACCAGCCGGTGACGTCGCGTCCGTTCACCTCGAGCGTCCCCGCATCGGGCTTCATCAAGCCACCGAGGATGCGCATCAATGTCGACTTGCCGGCGCCGTTCTCCCCGACGAGCGCGTGTATCTCGCCCGGCATGACTTCGAGAGTCGCGCCGCGATTCGCACGTACGGGTCCAAAGAACTTGTCTATCCCCGCCATCCGAATGGCGGGTTGCGTTCGCTCCGCCTGTTCGGCTTCGCTGCCGGGACTCGCCGTCATCTCGTGCTCGGAACCTTGATACGGCCGGCGATGATCTCCTGCTTCAGCTGCTCCACACGTGTGTGCGCGCTGTCGGGGATGAGGGGCTTGTTGCGATCGTCGTAGACGTAGCCAACGCCTCCTTCCTTCAGACCGAAGGAGTAGATGCCGCCCTCGAAGGTTCCGGACTGCACGCGCTGAATGGCGTCGAAGACGGCCGCGTTGACTCCCTTGACCATCGAGGTAAGGACATGACCCGGCGCTTCGTCGTTCTGGTCGGCGTCCACGCCGATGGCGAGCTTGTTCGTCACGCGGGCAGCCTCGAAGACGCCATGCCCGGTGGATCCCGAGGCGTGGAAGATGACGTTCACGCCCGACTGGTACTGGCTCAGCGCGAGCTCCTTGCCTTTACCGGGGTTCTTGAATGCTTCGGGAGTGACTCCGGCGTATTGAGCGATGACCTCGCAATCCGGGCAGACGTGCCTGACGCCTGCGCGATACCCCGCCTCAAACTTGTGGATGAGGGGAATGTCCATTCCGCCCACGAAGCCGACCTTTTTCGACTTGCCTACGAGCGCGGCAAGGGCGCCAACGAGGAACGAGCCTTCTTCCTCACGAAACTTGAGCGCGGCGAGATTGGCAGGAGGAGGAATGACATTGCCCGCTTTGTCCACAGCCAGCGCGTAGTCCACACAGGCGAATTGAACGGCGGGATACTCCTTTGCGAGAATCGTGATGTCGTCGGAGAAGATGAAACCGACCCCGATGACGAGGTCCATCCCCTCAGCGGCGAGGAGCCGTAGGCCTGCCTCGCGGTCGGAGCCTTCACCCGGCTCGATGAACCGGATGTTGGTGCCGATAGTTTTCGAGGCGCTGTCGGCGCCGGCGTAGGCGCCGTCGTTGAAGGACTTGTCGCCCCGGCCACCGACGTCGAGCACGATTCCAACGTCGGCGCCACCCGCTCTGGTCGCGCTCACAGCGCCGCCGCGGCCGGCAAACAGCAGTGCGATATGCACCGCGAGTAACGCCGCGGCGACGATGATGAGTTTCCGCATTCGAGAGGGAAGAATCGTACACAACCCGCTGTCCGGCAAGGCAGCGGCGCCCCTTTCTATCGCTACTGGTTCCCCATTGATTTCACTCTATGCCAGACCGCATCCGTACACGCTTTCTCGTTGTTGGAAGCGGCGTTGCGGGCCTGCATACGGCGCTTCGCGCATCGTCCGAAGCCGAGGTGCTGGTGCTCACCAAGCGGTCGCTCTTCGACAGCGCGACAGCCTACGCTCAGGGCGGAATCGCTGCAGCGCTCGGTGCAGGAGATTCGCCGGAGCTCCACAGGCGCGACACGCTGGCTGCCGGCGCAGCGTTATGCGACGCGGAGGCGGTAGAGATACTCGTCGAGGAAGGCCCGGCACGCGTGCGTGAGCTGCAGACGGCCGGTGCGCGCTTCGATCTCGAGCCTGGCGGAGATTTCAAGCTAGGCCGCGAGGCAGCGCATTCACGGCGGCGGATCGTGCACGCTCAGGGAGACCAGACCGGCGCAGAAGTAGCGCGCACATTGATCGACCGGGTGAGCCACAGCAAGCGCATAGAAGTTCTGGAACGAACGCGCGTGCTCGATCTCATCGTCGCGAACGGCCGGTGTCACGGAGTACGCGCAACCGTAGCCGGAGAACCGGCTGACATCATCGCGGATGCCACAGTCCTCGCCACCGGCGGGTGTGGCCAGGTGTATCGCTACACGACAAATCCGCAGGTGGCAACGGGAGACGGCTATGCGATCGCGCAGCGGGGAGGCGCGACTCTGGCCGACATGGAATTCGTGCAGTTTCATCCGACGGCGCTCGAGACGCCGGAGAATCCTCTCGCTTTGATCTCCGAAGCAGTGCGCGGTGAAGGAGCGGTGCTGCTGAACGACGAGGGAATGCGGTTCATGCTGAAGCGGCACAGGTTGGCCGAGCTCGCACCACGCGACGTGGTGGCGCGGGAGATTTTCCGGGAGCGCGCGAGGGGAAGCCGGGTCTGGCTGGATGCACGGAAGCTCGGCGCGTCATTCAGAAAGCGGTTCCCCGGAATCTTTGCACTTTGTCGCGCGCGCGGAATCAATCCGGCGAAGGACCTGATTCCCGTCATCCCTGCGGCTCACTACATGATGGGCGGCATTGTCACCGACCT contains:
- a CDS encoding ABC transporter permease, producing MNPFTFLTQMLRIAIPYLFAASGGVIAERAGIISLALEGFMLTGAFTATLGAYYTGSVWIGVLCGILGGLAIGLIHAVATIRFRADQVVVGIAINLLAIGVTRFFLKLAFDSSSNSPRISGFTARQGAFGFDNPLLWMGLLTAPVLAFLLYRTRFGLRVRAVGEHPEAAESVGIRVKAVRYAAVALSGILAGLGGVYLALDQHQFTDQMTAGRGFIAVAAVIFGRWDPVRAALACLLFAAAETLQIQLQGNQIIASQFIEMIPYLLTIIALAGVVGRAVPPAALGKTGQ
- a CDS encoding ABC transporter permease; amino-acid sequence: MTSRFREQLEEALFPPVVALFVALICGDILIMSYGQSPAHVYGLLLEGTWGNAYGFGQVIYKTTTLTFTGLAVSLGIRAGLFNVGAESQLAAGGFLAAIAGLILSPVIPGAIAIPLCMLAAALGGGIVGAIPGFLRVRFGAHEVIVTIMLNFVILALLNWIVATRLHVPETLHTPEIHAGSIPRLDELISAFHGSAANLTIIVAILAAVVVSFFLFRTRHGYELRAVGLQPDAAEYGGVNVGGVWFRALTLSGAIAGLGGINYVLGYKHYYEDGFAGGSGFLGIAVALVGRNHPLGVILAALFFATLSQGGLAIHAVVPKQMVEVLQGVVILAVAMSVPEVRRALQQARKPARA
- a CDS encoding ABC transporter ATP-binding protein; this encodes MTASPGSEAEQAERTQPAIRMAGIDKFFGPVRANRGATLEVMPGEIHALVGENGAGKSTLMRILGGLMKPDAGTLEVNGRDVTGWSTNDAIAAGIGVVHQHFMLVPTLTVAENIVLGEEPVKNGMFDYARAVAEVESLSRETGLAVSADRKVSELSVGEAQRVEIVKTLFRGAKILVLDEPTAVLSPPEVKELWAVLRRLRDGGGTIVLITHRLDEVMDLSDTITVMRAGGTIARLQTSATSPAEIARAMVGREVSLMSRQNDALTVASHPEAATAAEAHATAGYSAALEVKDLVVIGPRETRAIDGITFAVQPGEIFGIAGVEGNGQTELIEAIAGLRKPESGQIRIAGHDVTKADVAERRTAGLSHIPEDRHRRGLILDYSIADNLLLGLQDKFASKGRLDVERIEQNSKAQIESFDIRPPAGELPARALSGGNQQKVVIAREMGHAFTVLLASQPTRGVDVGAIEFIHERLRQARAENKAVLLVSAELNEVLALADRVAVMYRGRFATVVPAAQASEEVLGEYMIGTRTESAA
- a CDS encoding L-aspartate oxidase, which produces MPDRIRTRFLVVGSGVAGLHTALRASSEAEVLVLTKRSLFDSATAYAQGGIAAALGAGDSPELHRRDTLAAGAALCDAEAVEILVEEGPARVRELQTAGARFDLEPGGDFKLGREAAHSRRRIVHAQGDQTGAEVARTLIDRVSHSKRIEVLERTRVLDLIVANGRCHGVRATVAGEPADIIADATVLATGGCGQVYRYTTNPQVATGDGYAIAQRGGATLADMEFVQFHPTALETPENPLALISEAVRGEGAVLLNDEGMRFMLKRHRLAELAPRDVVAREIFRERARGSRVWLDARKLGASFRKRFPGIFALCRARGINPAKDLIPVIPAAHYMMGGIVTDLSGRSSLERLYACGEVSRTGVHGANRLASNSLLEGLVFAERVARDMITRPALKGAPRSKKWEAPPLVDRGAAQVAADDIRSVMWEHAGIARTAVGLRECLSLLDAIEQRLPTGATEEANMVQTARLIADAALLRKESRGGHYRSDFPRSKRKWRGRHIEW
- a CDS encoding MFS transporter, coding for MFKKLLILIITAFVDMVGLLMILPLMPFYARTLGASALMVTLLIISFTAAQLVSAPMWGRFSDRYGRRPALLIGLGAAAVAYVVFAFANSLWLLLLSRVVQGAGGGTVGVIQAYVADATEPKSRAKALGWLSAATNVGVALGPPLGSLALLAGRSGPGLAAAALCIINMVFAWKYLRESREVHAGTHLQKAKGASRAAIAYVVTHAREPGPRLIWIYAIAMGAFSGMSAILALFLMDRFGITERRIWIFFTYIGTISVVTRAGVLGWAVERFGEAQLSRIGLVLLSTGLLAFPFVDNYALLALVIACIPVGTAFTFPCVTSLLSRVIPATERGLYMGVQQAYGGIARVVIPLWAGFSYDQFGKDVPFITSAILVLGTLFIGLGVDDGRKVRAPPDVAGEAAV
- a CDS encoding BMP family ABC transporter substrate-binding protein, producing the protein MRKLIIVAAALLAVHIALLFAGRGGAVSATRAGGADVGIVLDVGGRGDKSFNDGAYAGADSASKTIGTNIRFIEPGEGSDREAGLRLLAAEGMDLVIGVGFIFSDDITILAKEYPAVQFACVDYALAVDKAGNVIPPPANLAALKFREEEGSFLVGALAALVGKSKKVGFVGGMDIPLIHKFEAGYRAGVRHVCPDCEVIAQYAGVTPEAFKNPGKGKELALSQYQSGVNVIFHASGSTGHGVFEAARVTNKLAIGVDADQNDEAPGHVLTSMVKGVNAAVFDAIQRVQSGTFEGGIYSFGLKEGGVGYVYDDRNKPLIPDSAHTRVEQLKQEIIAGRIKVPSTR